The following proteins are co-located in the Acidobacteriota bacterium genome:
- a CDS encoding MauE/DoxX family redox-associated membrane protein, with product MLTDSPAAWKRVLGTLAGVFLGAVFLFAVWAKGLDPAAFADQITMEGLDFLLPAMAVAVIALALEAGLGAALLLGLRRAWVLWPTVALVIFFLFLTGRNYWLTARGLRDPSESCGCFGSLVTRTPAEAFWQDLLLLGVPALLMFLGRKRTAGGGVWKGAVAGVAALAAMLFAWKSPELPLDNLATRLKAGVEAQELCVGEGVEAACLADIVPELEEGRHWVVLANPDTTELTDAIDSLNERALAVLDGEADPLWVLSGGTGEELQAFYWQWGPVFELRETPPPLFDAMHRRLPRSFEVLNGEVVATVAGLPPWLAGSSLAEK from the coding sequence ATGCTCACCGATTCCCCTGCTGCCTGGAAGAGAGTCCTGGGAACCCTCGCCGGGGTGTTCCTAGGTGCCGTTTTCTTGTTCGCCGTGTGGGCCAAGGGCCTCGATCCGGCGGCCTTCGCCGATCAGATCACGATGGAGGGACTGGATTTCCTGCTGCCGGCGATGGCCGTGGCGGTAATCGCCCTGGCCCTCGAAGCGGGCCTCGGAGCGGCCCTGCTGCTCGGCCTGCGCCGCGCCTGGGTGCTGTGGCCGACGGTCGCCCTGGTGATCTTCTTTCTGTTCCTGACCGGCCGCAATTACTGGCTGACGGCTCGCGGCCTGCGGGATCCGAGCGAGTCCTGCGGCTGTTTTGGCAGTCTGGTGACCCGCACCCCGGCGGAGGCCTTCTGGCAGGACCTTCTGCTGCTGGGCGTTCCCGCCCTGTTGATGTTCCTCGGCAGGAAGCGCACGGCCGGCGGCGGTGTCTGGAAGGGCGCCGTGGCCGGCGTGGCCGCTCTGGCCGCCATGCTGTTCGCCTGGAAGTCTCCGGAACTGCCCCTCGACAATCTCGCCACCCGCCTGAAGGCCGGCGTGGAGGCTCAGGAGCTGTGCGTCGGCGAGGGCGTGGAGGCGGCCTGCCTGGCAGACATCGTTCCGGAACTGGAGGAAGGGCGCCATTGGGTGGTTCTGGCGAACCCCGACACGACAGAGTTGACGGACGCCATCGACTCCCTGAACGAGCGCGCCCTGGCCGTCCTCGATGGCGAGGCCGATCCATTGTGGGTACTCTCCGGCGGCACCGGCGAAGAGCTGCAGGCCTTCTACTGGCAGTGGGGGCCGGTTTTCGAGCTGCGCGAAACGCCGCCGCCGCTGTTCGATGCGATGCACCGGCGCCTGCCGCGCTCTTTCGAGGTGCTGAACGGCGAGGTGGTGGCGACCGTGGCCGGCCTGCCGCCGTGGTTGGCTGGCAGCAGTCTTGCTGAGAAATAG